In Ipomoea triloba cultivar NCNSP0323 chromosome 15, ASM357664v1, one genomic interval encodes:
- the LOC116007094 gene encoding 40S ribosomal protein S24-1-like: MADKAVTIRTRKFMTNRLLARKQFVIDVLHPGRANVSKAELKEKLARMYEVKDPNSIFVFKFRTHFGGGKSTGFGLIYDSVENAKKFEPKYRLIRNGLDTKVEKSRKQMKERKNRAKKIRGVKKTKAGDAAKGGKKK, from the exons ATGGCGGACAAGGCAGTCACCATACGCACGCGTAAGTTCATGACCAACAGACTCCTCGCCCGAAAGCAGTTT GTTATTGATGTTCTTCATCCTGGAAGGGCTAATGTCTCCAAG GCTGAGTTGAAGGAGAAGCTAGCTAGAATGTATGAAGTGAAGGACCCCAATTCCATATTTGTTTTCAAGTTCCGGACTCATTTTGGTGGTGGCAAATCCACTGGATTTGGTTTGATATATGACTCAGTTGAAAATGCAAAGAAGTTTGAGCCTAAGTACAGACTCATCAGG AATGGTCTTGACACGAAGGTTGAGAAGTCAAGAAAACAAATGAAGGAACGTAAAAACAGGGCCAAGAAGATCCGTGGTGTTAAGAAG ACTAAGGCTGGAGATGCTGCCAAGGGAGGCAAAAAGAAATGA